A genomic segment from Terriglobia bacterium encodes:
- a CDS encoding tetratricopeptide repeat protein produces the protein MRFKAPLLLALVLSVIPAIGQQNADSTPTGMESRADALRSQKDYVAAANLYKDALHKAPKNAVLWNKLGMTELVIGSGAQGFERSSRFNSARMDFERATKLRKDYADAFNNLGVVYYILGDYRKAISRYKEALALRDSASFHSNLGSVYFAQKKVALAMNEYLLALQLDPGVFERSSTTGLIGRVSRPEERAKYAFMLARLYAKVGDVDHAITQIRTALENGYSELDPLYKDQVFAAVRNDPRFLQLMENKPPAIPN, from the coding sequence TTGCGATTCAAGGCCCCACTACTGCTTGCACTGGTTCTCTCTGTAATCCCTGCAATTGGGCAGCAGAACGCGGATTCAACTCCAACTGGGATGGAGTCGCGCGCGGACGCACTCCGATCCCAGAAAGACTACGTTGCCGCAGCTAATCTGTACAAGGACGCCCTTCACAAAGCTCCGAAGAACGCGGTCTTATGGAACAAACTCGGAATGACCGAATTGGTGATCGGCTCGGGTGCGCAAGGTTTTGAGCGTTCCAGTCGGTTCAACAGCGCGCGCATGGACTTCGAGCGCGCCACCAAACTTAGGAAAGACTACGCCGATGCTTTCAACAACCTCGGCGTCGTGTATTACATCCTCGGCGACTACCGCAAAGCTATAAGCCGCTATAAGGAAGCACTCGCGCTCCGCGACTCCGCTTCGTTCCACTCCAACCTCGGATCCGTTTACTTCGCGCAAAAAAAAGTCGCGCTGGCGATGAACGAGTACTTGCTGGCCCTGCAACTCGATCCAGGGGTTTTTGAACGAAGTTCCACGACCGGGTTGATCGGTCGCGTAAGCCGCCCAGAAGAACGAGCCAAGTACGCCTTCATGCTGGCCAGGTTGTACGCCAAGGTCGGCGATGTGGATCACGCAATCACCCAGATACGGACCGCGCTTGAGAACGGGTACAGCGAATTGGATCCCCTCTACAAGGACCAGGTATTTGCTGCGGTTCGGAACGATCCACGGTTCTTACAACTGATGGAGAACAAGCCGCCAGCCATTCCAAACTAA
- a CDS encoding tetratricopeptide repeat protein yields MLGRILLASSLLMTGASVSAQTQSPGSQSEIPPPSEIQEVKPLAPLPQLSFTQATAQELEDRADLLKEQKNYLDAIDYYRAALKKHQNSAITERAVIENKIGMTYLLIGNMKAAEKALKRAVKTDKKYPEAYNNLGVAYYGLKKYRPAEKNYKKAIELRESASFHSNLGTLYMERKKYQEGMAEYEKAYQLDPGVFERSSRNGISARMGSPGDQARFFYVMAKLFAANGKLDKSLEYLKKSLEDGYPDIDKVYKDADFATLRKDQRFTELMAQRPVAIPQ; encoded by the coding sequence ATGCTTGGACGCATTCTTCTCGCTTCCTCTCTCCTCATGACCGGCGCAAGCGTATCGGCCCAAACGCAATCGCCCGGCTCGCAGTCTGAAATTCCGCCGCCATCTGAAATACAGGAAGTGAAGCCACTCGCGCCTCTTCCCCAACTGTCTTTCACGCAGGCAACCGCGCAAGAGTTGGAAGACCGTGCCGACCTGCTCAAGGAACAGAAGAACTATCTTGACGCAATCGACTATTACCGAGCGGCGCTGAAGAAACATCAGAATTCCGCTATCACTGAGAGGGCTGTCATCGAGAACAAAATCGGTATGACTTATCTCTTGATTGGGAATATGAAGGCGGCGGAGAAGGCCCTGAAAAGAGCCGTTAAAACCGACAAGAAGTATCCCGAAGCCTACAATAATCTCGGAGTGGCATACTACGGTCTTAAGAAGTATCGGCCCGCCGAGAAGAATTACAAGAAGGCGATCGAGCTTCGTGAATCCGCGTCATTTCACAGCAATCTGGGAACGCTGTATATGGAGCGCAAGAAATACCAGGAAGGCATGGCTGAGTACGAGAAGGCCTACCAACTCGACCCCGGCGTCTTCGAGCGCTCTTCGCGAAATGGGATTTCCGCGCGCATGGGATCTCCGGGCGATCAGGCGCGCTTCTTCTATGTCATGGCCAAGCTCTTCGCCGCGAATGGAAAACTGGACAAGTCTCTTGAGTACCTTAAGAAATCTTTAGAAGATGGCTACCCCGATATTGATAAGGTATATAAGGACGCCGACTTCGCCACCTTGCGCAAAGATCAGCGGTTTACGGAACTGATGGCGCAGCGACCAGTGGCGATCCCGCAGTAG